One window of Sardina pilchardus chromosome 2, fSarPil1.1, whole genome shotgun sequence genomic DNA carries:
- the LOC134099405 gene encoding uncharacterized protein LOC134099405, with protein sequence MCEGGVTVEWYRQDPGSKPEFIIMLSESSVNKVDSTSHPRASGNVDKDSKEVHLNISSAEVSDSAVYYCALRPTCRPVMMVSGIFLLLSLLIGESVGNTITPLHSSVVISEGESATFSCNYSGNVNNLQWYRQYPNSIPEFLYLMFESGSPTGSVPRLTPSIRKEEKRVFLELSSAEASDSAVYYCALVPTVTGTQTLLCKNLSDVQEEGDPTCPLHRQHIHLYTLTITVILSADRF encoded by the exons ATGTGTGAAGGAGGAGTCACAGTAGAG TGGTATCGCCAGGACCCAGGATCTAAACCAGAATTCATCATCATGCTGTCTGAATCCAGTGTCAACAAAGTGGACTCAACTTCTCATCCCCGTGCCTCTGGTAACGTGGATAAAGACTCTAAAGAGGTTCATCTGAATATCTCATCAGCTGAGGTCTCAGACTCTGCTGTCTACTACTGTGCTTTGAGGCCCACA TGCAGACCAGTCATGATGGTATCTGGTATATTCCTGCTCTTGTCTCTCTTAATAG GAGAATCTGTTGGGAATACCATAACACCCTTGCATTCTTCAGTGGTCATCAGTGAGGGAGAAAGTGCCACTTTCTCCTGTAACTATAGTGGCAATGTCAATAACTTGCAGTGGTATCGGCAGTATCCCAACTCCATCCCAGAGTTCCTCTACCTCATGTTTGAGAGTGGCTCTCCTACAGGTTCAGTTCCTCGTCTGACTCCCTCCATAAGGAAAGAGGAAAAGCGCGTGTTTCTGGAGCTCTCCTCTGCAGAGGCGTCTGACTCTGCTGTGTACTACTGCGCCCTGGTGCCCACAGTGACAGGAACTCAGACTCTGCTGTGCAAAAACCTCTCAGATGTGCAGGAGGAGGGAGATCCAACATGTCCTCTTCACAGGCAGCACATTCATTTATATACTCTGACTATTACAGTAATCCTGTCTGCTGATAGATTTTAA